A stretch of the Orcinus orca chromosome 1, mOrcOrc1.1, whole genome shotgun sequence genome encodes the following:
- the PABPC4 gene encoding polyadenylate-binding protein 4 isoform X11: MSQPWPHLGINWHTQGGYWFSAQVWPAPTSPLQGWFVGRFKSRKEREAELGAKAKEFTNVYIKNFGEEVDDESLKELFSQFGKTLSVKVMRDPSGKSKGFGFVSYEKHEDANKAVEEMNGKEISGKVIFVGRAQKKVERQAELKRKFEQLKQERISRYQGVNLYIKNLDDTIDDEKLRKEFSPFGSITSAKVMLEDGRSKGFGFVCFSSPEEATKAVTEMNGRIVGSKPLYVALAQRKEERKAHLTNQYMQRVAGMRALPANAILNQFQPAAGGYFVPAVPQAQGRPPYYTPNQLAQMRPNPRWQQGGRPQGFQGMPSAIRQSGPRPALRHLAPTGNAPASRGLPTTAQRVGSECPDRLAMDFGGAGAAQQGLTDSCQSGGVPTAVQSLAPRAAVAAAAPRAVAPYKYASSVRSPHPAIQPLQAPQPAVHVQGQEPLTASMLAAAPPQEQKQMLGERLFPLIQTMHSNLAGKITGMLLEIDNSELLHMLESPESLRSKVDEAVAVLQAHHAKKEAAQKVGAVAAATS, translated from the exons ATGAGCCAGCCGTGGCCCCACCTCGGTATTAACTGGCACACACAAGGCGGCTACTGGTTCTCGGCCCAAGTGTGGCCTGCTCCTACCTCTCCACTCCAGGGCTG GTTTGTGGGCAGATTCAAGTCTCGAAAAGAGCGGGAAGCTGAGCTTGGAGCCAAAGCTAAGGAATTCACCAATGTTTATATCAAAAACTTTGGGGAAGAGGTGGATGATGAGAGTCTGAAAGAGCTATTCAGCCAGTTTG GTAAGACTCTAAGTGTCAAGGTGATGAGAGATCCCAGTGGGAAATCCAAAGGCTTTGGCTTTGTGAGTTATGAAAAACACGAGGATGCCAATAAG GCCGTGGAggagatgaatggaaaagaaatcaGTGGGAAAGTCATTTTCGTCGGCCGTGCACAGAAGAAAGTGGAACGGCAGGCCGAGTTAAAACGAAAATTTGAACAGCTGAAACAGGAGAGAATTAGTCGGTATCAG GGGGTGAACCTCTACATTAAGAACTTGGATGACACCATTGATGATGAAAAGTTAAGGAAAGAGTTTTCTCCTTTTGGATCAATCACCAGTGCTAAG GTGATGCTGGAGGATGGGAGAAGCAAAGGGTTTGGGTTTGTCTGCTTCTCATCCCCTGAAGAGGCAACCAAAGCAGTCACGGAGATGAACGGACGCATCGTGGGTTCCAAGCCACTGTATGTTGCCCTGGcccagagaaaagaagagagaaaggctcACCTGACCAACCAGTATATGCAGCGGGTGGCCGGGATGAGAGCGCTCCCCGCCAATGCCATCTTAAATCAGTTCCAGCCTGCAGCTGGGGGCTACTTTGTGCCAGCAGTTCCACAG GCTCAGGGAAGACCTCCATATTACACACCTAACCAGTTAGCACAGATGAGGCCTAATCCACGCTGGCAGCAAGGTGGGAGACCTCAAG GCTTCCAAGGAATGCCAAGTGCTATACGCCAGTCTGGGCCTCGTCCAGCTCTTCGCCATCTGGCTCCAACTGGTAATGCTCCGGCCTCTCGTGGCCTCCCTACTACCGCTCAGAGAGTCG GGTCTGAGTGCCCGGACCGCTTGGCTATGGACTTTGGTGGGGCTGGTGCCGCCCAGCAAGGGCTGACTGACAGCTGCCAGTCTGGAG GTGTTCCCACAGCTGTGCAGAGCCTAGCGCCTCGTGCTGCTGTTGCCGCCGCTGCTCCTCGGGCTGTTGCACCTTACAAATACGCCTCCAGTGTCCGCAGCCCTCACCCCGCCATCCAGCCCCTGCAG GCACCCCAGCCTGCGGTCCACGTGCAGGGGCAGGAGCCGCTGACCGCCTCCATGCTGGCCGCAGCACCCCCGCAGGAACAGAAACAGATGCTGG GTGAACGTTTGTTCCCGCTCATCCAGACGATGCACTCAAACCTGGCTGGGAAGATCACGGGGATGCTGCTGGAGATTGACAACTCGGAGCTGCTGCACATGCTGGAGTCCCCCGAGTCTCTCCGCTCCAAG GTGGATGAAGCTGTGGCGGTCCTACAGGCTCATCATGCCAAGAAAGAAGCTGCCCAGAAGGTGGGCGCTGTTGCTGCTGCTACCTCTTAG